One part of the Terriglobia bacterium genome encodes these proteins:
- a CDS encoding thioredoxin family protein — protein MTAAGTRERYVLEQQGWQQQPQGWRIVASSHTPVLKMRPVGKLNPHLYEKDADAKAEIRAALAKAARMHKRVILDFGGNWCYDCHVLEAAFHQADVAPLVGGNFIVVHVDIGQMDKNLDVAQKYKVPIDKGVPALAVLAPDGTLLYSQQHGEFEKARSMDPDDLIAFLKKWKPARAR, from the coding sequence ATGACGGCGGCGGGCACACGGGAGCGGTACGTGCTCGAACAGCAAGGCTGGCAGCAGCAGCCACAGGGATGGCGCATAGTCGCCAGCAGTCACACCCCGGTGCTGAAGATGCGACCGGTGGGCAAACTGAATCCGCACCTGTACGAAAAAGATGCCGACGCCAAGGCGGAAATCCGTGCGGCCCTGGCGAAGGCTGCGCGCATGCACAAGCGCGTGATCCTCGACTTCGGCGGCAACTGGTGTTACGACTGCCATGTGCTGGAGGCGGCGTTTCACCAGGCCGACGTCGCACCGCTGGTAGGCGGCAATTTCATCGTGGTGCACGTGGACATCGGACAGATGGACAAAAACCTGGATGTGGCGCAGAAATACAAAGTACCAATCGATAAAGGCGTGCCTGCGCTGGCGGTGCTGGCGCCCGACGGCACCCTGCTCTACAGCCAGCAGCACGGGGAGTTCGAAAAAGCGCGCAGTATGGATCCCGACGACCTGATCGCGTTCCTGAAGAAGTGGAAACCGGCACGGGCGCGGTGA
- the kdsA gene encoding 3-deoxy-8-phosphooctulonate synthase, translating to MSSSFKVGDVTIGDGGLFLIAGPCVIESEEHALKMAECIAGVARALKMPYIFKASYDKANRTSVKSYRGPGMKEGLAILRKVADTVHVPVLTDVHDAHDVAEVAQYVDVVQIPAFLCRQTDLLIAAAKSGRAVNIKKGQFVSPWDMRHAVEKVRESGNQRVLLTERGSSFGYNNLVVDMRSLPIMRQFAPVVFDATHSVQLPSSGGPPLREAQGGDGVVQSGGQPEFIPILARAAVAAGVDGVFIEVHDNPAAALSDGANALDLKWLRPVLQELQAVHAAVTAARSNAV from the coding sequence ATGTCTTCTTCCTTCAAAGTCGGCGACGTGACGATTGGCGACGGCGGGCTGTTCCTCATCGCCGGGCCGTGCGTCATTGAGTCGGAAGAGCACGCGCTCAAGATGGCGGAGTGCATTGCCGGGGTGGCGCGTGCGCTCAAAATGCCGTACATCTTCAAAGCCAGCTACGACAAAGCGAACCGCACTTCGGTGAAGAGCTATCGTGGCCCGGGAATGAAGGAAGGGCTGGCAATCCTGCGCAAGGTGGCCGATACGGTGCACGTGCCGGTACTCACCGACGTGCACGACGCGCACGATGTGGCCGAAGTCGCGCAATATGTGGACGTGGTGCAGATTCCCGCCTTCCTCTGCCGCCAGACCGACTTGCTGATCGCGGCGGCGAAATCCGGGCGCGCGGTGAACATCAAGAAGGGGCAGTTCGTTTCGCCGTGGGACATGCGGCACGCGGTGGAGAAGGTACGCGAGTCGGGCAACCAGCGCGTGCTGCTCACCGAGCGCGGGTCATCGTTCGGCTACAACAACTTGGTGGTCGACATGCGCTCGCTGCCCATCATGCGCCAGTTCGCGCCGGTGGTGTTCGACGCGACGCACTCCGTGCAACTGCCGTCATCGGGTGGCCCACCCTTGCGCGAAGCGCAGGGTGGGGATGGTGTGGTTCAGTCCGGCGGCCAGCCCGAATTTATCCCGATCCTGGCGCGCGCCGCGGTGGCTGCCGGGGTCGATGGAGTGTTCATCGAAGTGCACGACAATCCCGCAGCCGCGCTCTCCGATGGCGCCAACGCGCTCGACCTGAAATGGCTGCGCCCGGTGCTGCAGGAACTGCAAGCCGTGCACGCGGCGGTCACCGCAGCCCGCAGCAATGCGGTATAA
- a CDS encoding MGMT family protein, whose product MKNGMFQKMLRQVRRIPRGKVATYGDVAYAAGFPGAARQVAWALHGSSGLPWQRVVGAGGKILLTGEAAMEQRFRLENEGVKFVGLKVDMRAHHFSFFVRSKTRTARKKRR is encoded by the coding sequence ATGAAGAATGGAATGTTCCAAAAGATGCTGCGCCAGGTGCGGCGCATTCCCCGCGGCAAGGTCGCGACCTATGGCGACGTCGCGTATGCCGCAGGATTCCCCGGCGCGGCGCGTCAGGTCGCGTGGGCGCTGCACGGCTCCAGCGGATTGCCGTGGCAGCGTGTGGTCGGCGCCGGCGGCAAAATCCTGCTTACCGGCGAAGCCGCCATGGAACAGCGCTTCCGCCTGGAAAATGAGGGCGTGAAATTTGTCGGCTTGAAGGTGGACATGCGCGCGCACCACTTCAGCTTTTTCGTAAGGTCGAAGACGAGGACGGCGAGGAAGAAGCGGCGGTGA
- a CDS encoding KpsF/GutQ family sugar-phosphate isomerase, with protein sequence MHKIGENVVRIEAEALRALADRLAGPMAEAFASAVDCLYSCGGRVVVTGMGKSGLVARKIAATLSSTGTPALFMHPVEAVHGDLGMIVRGDVVLALSQSGDTEEILNLVPNIKRLDVKLVAMTGALRSTLAQAADITLDCSVAQEACSLGLAPTASTTTMVALGDALAVALAEKRGFKEEDFADLHPGGKLGKKLARVSRLMHTGDAIPRVTPQTPMSEVIYEMSRKKLGVALVTDGDKLLGIISDGDLRRLLERRGKDVLDLTAGECMTRDPKTICPDEFAAAALNVMEQKKITSLAVVGDGGRLEGIIHLHDLWGTEMV encoded by the coding sequence ATGCACAAGATCGGCGAAAACGTGGTCCGCATCGAGGCTGAGGCCTTGCGCGCGCTCGCCGACCGCCTTGCCGGACCGATGGCGGAGGCGTTTGCCAGCGCGGTGGACTGTCTGTACTCCTGCGGCGGGCGCGTGGTGGTCACCGGCATGGGCAAGAGCGGGCTGGTGGCGCGCAAGATCGCGGCGACGCTGTCCTCCACCGGCACGCCGGCGCTGTTCATGCACCCGGTGGAAGCCGTGCACGGCGACCTGGGGATGATCGTGCGCGGCGACGTGGTGCTGGCGCTCTCGCAGAGCGGCGACACGGAAGAGATCCTGAACCTGGTGCCTAACATCAAGCGGCTCGATGTGAAGCTGGTGGCGATGACCGGCGCACTGCGCTCCACGCTGGCGCAGGCGGCCGACATCACGCTCGATTGTTCGGTCGCGCAGGAGGCGTGCAGCCTCGGCCTGGCGCCCACCGCGTCCACCACGACGATGGTCGCGCTCGGCGACGCGCTGGCCGTGGCGCTGGCGGAGAAACGCGGCTTCAAGGAAGAAGATTTTGCCGACCTGCATCCCGGCGGCAAGCTGGGCAAGAAACTGGCGCGGGTTTCGCGGCTGATGCACACCGGCGATGCCATCCCGCGGGTGACGCCGCAGACGCCGATGTCGGAAGTGATCTACGAAATGTCGCGCAAGAAGCTGGGCGTGGCCCTGGTCACCGATGGTGACAAGCTGCTGGGAATCATCAGCGACGGCGACCTGCGGCGTCTGCTGGAGCGGCGCGGCAAGGACGTGCTCGACCTGACCGCCGGCGAATGCATGACGCGCGACCCGAAGACGATTTGCCCCGACGAATTCGCCGCCGCCGCGCTGAACGTCATGGAACAGAAAAAGATCACGTCGCTGGCGGTGGTGGGCGACGGCGGCCGGCTGGAAGGCATCATTCACCTGCATGATTTGTGGGGCACGGAAATGGTCTAA